The genomic DNA TTTTTCAAGTAATTCCTAACCTTGTACTATATCTGCAATAACAGCAGTTCCTATAGTGAAATACATGGCATTCATATGTAGGTCTGATTCACAGGTCTGCACTTAAGAAGCAATTTCATCCGAACGATGGAATTAATGGGGACAGCAATCTTTAGGGGGTTTTCACTAATCTGCTACGACTCCAGGCCCAATTATGAGCTCTGAGATGTCACGACTGTATTCAGTTCAACTGTGCTCGTCTGATATAAAGACAGTGCATGCGGGGCTGGGAGcacagtggagaaaaaaaaaggaaagcattGCACCAATTCCTGCAGAGGCATGGTAAAGTAATTGACTATGGGTAACTAAGTGTATCGACATTATCAGTGGTGAGGACAATATTATGATCATGCAAATTGACTCTGAAATACAATAATGGACAGCTAAGGAAGTGCACGCGTTGTTAAATGTAGGATCAGATTCAAACTGACCCATGATCCTGAAGGACAGCATGACAATAATCTGATTCTGTATTACAGGTTGGAAAACACTAACGGTTGCAATGTGGCACTAAGTAAATAGACCTTCCAGCGTCTCTGCCCTGCATTATGCTGGGAAAGAAGGTAAagactcagtcactcactgaggCTGAAAGTCACCTATGATATGTACAACCATCAGTTTGCAGATCTAACACCACCATATCAGTTATACCAGCCCAGTTACCCCTTTAACGTTGATTTCATGTACCAGTGATTGTTCTACCTTGTTCTCAGCTCCTCGTCACTTGCTTCAAGCCTTTTATATCATGGtgacagggggaaaaaacagaaacataacaCAGCTCCGAGAACAAGTCTAGACCTTCCTTGTGTCCATGGAAGATCTGGAGGAGGAAAACAGCAAGACTTAGTGATCCACAAACCAATGAATGAGTCCAATTGAGTCCAGTTCAGAAAGCTTTCTTCTCCAGCCGGTCCAAAATGGCCTGGATCCTCTGTACGGCCTCCTTGCGGGCTTGCCGGACATTATCCTGTCCCTGagtctccacagagtccagCTCCAGTAACTCTTTGGTCAGCAGTTCCTCCAGATACCGGTAACTCTTGTCTGATTTTCTGCCAACAAACTCATCAACATCTTCCTGATGCACGAGCACTCTGGCCATGACCTGCTGGACCTTAGCTAGGCCAGGGTTATCGCTCAGGGGCTGAGGTCCAGCCTGGCCAGGAGCTGGAGCCTGGGCTGGGGCAGAGGGTGGAGGAGGCTCACCTCTTGAAGGATTGGGCTCACCTCTCCCTGTTTTGTTGTACATTTGGGGAGGGGAACTGATTTCTGTGGGTTTTCCGTTGGAGGGATTTTGGGGTAGGGTTGGCCTGGGCTTAGGTCCCACTTGTGGGGCACGTTGGTGCTGTTGGTCCTGGagtgaaacaaaacagaagaTTATGTTTATGATATTTTGATTTACACTCTTAAATCTCCTTtgatctttttattattatatgccAATACTATTTCCCCCTGATATTTCTAGATGATaaaattcaaatcaaaagaAGAGTAACTGCATCTAAATTATCTAAACCTATGAAGGtcatatacatattttaaagtgCATCACCTTCTAAAGTCGTAATACTTTTCTGTCTTATATCAGTGCCTTTCATTTATCTCAAttgacaatattaaaaaaatctattgaaTAAACAAACACCCCATAGAAACAGCTGCAGATTCACACCTTGGGTTGATAAGGTGGTGGAGCACCAGTTCCAGTCCCTGGCCACGCTGGTGGATGTGCTGGACGGACAGGATGATTTCCATAATGGTTCTGTGGAGGCTGCTGGCCGGGCTGCCATTGCTGCTGTGAGGGTGCATATGCACCAGAGTGTCCCCAAGCCTCAGCCTGGGGACTAGGATGGAGAGACTGGCCAGTGGGGTATGGGGGATTTGGAGGCATTGCATGACCACCTTCACTGTAGTGAGGGTATGGTCCAGAAGGATATCCGGGACCCTGAGAGTAGAAAAATTACAAATGAATGTagcgaaaaagaaaaaacagtttcttTTGGGTGTGAAGGTAATGAAATAACCTAAACCTAAAATCATTCTGGGATTTGTTGTAACAACTACTCTTTTCCACATTTGACCACAGCATATGTTTGGCTGGTCTTACCCCTTGACAGTGAGGTCCAGGATAGTGGTGATGTTGGTGCTGAGAATGTGGCTGCCCAGATGGCCCACTGCTCTGCTCAGCTGGACAGCCCTGGCTGGGATAAGGACCTGGAGCTGGTCTTTGAGGGTCAGCACAGTAGAAAGGGTTGGATGGGTGGAAGCCACTTGTTGAATACTGACTCTGAGGTTGGCTGTAGACACCATGGCCATTTGGATAACCTCCAGGCATCACCTACATGGACACAAAATATGTATGAGAATCAAATACGCATGTATTACGGCACGTAAATGTGCCACATATGACTGCTGTTTTCAGTACAGTAGCTGACTGTTAGACAATGTAAGGCGGAGGTAAAAACACGTAAGAGACTTAGGATAATGAGTAGATTTACTCCGACACCCGCGGATTTAGAGTGCCAGGTTGCATCATGAGCCGTACCTGTGGACTGTACTGTGGCTGAACATCTGATCCAGAGGGATAGGTTGTTGCGTAGTGTCCTGTCGAGTGTGACTGAGGATACCAGTAGTGTGAGGGGTAGCCTGGATACTGAGGAGCAtcctgtgaaaacacacacaacatcacaGAGGGGGAGTCAATACAGAAGTACAATTACCACTACAGGTACTATCATCTGAGGTCTGCTCTGTTTGGCACCAGCAAACACAAAAGTAAACTGTGAAGCACATGCTTTCAAAAATCACTCCCCATCctagaaaaaaactaaatgaactgAGGTTGTGATTCTTTTTGTTACTTGCTGGTCCAGTTTCCTCTGAAGCAGGTAAACAAAGTATGCTGTTAGCCAAACCAAAACAGACCATGAGGAATTATTTGGGAGGGAAATATTATGTTGGTGTCACTCTGTGTGTTTTGACACAACTGTAGCACCATCGTTAGCAGCGTTGTCACGTCAGGATAAACGTGACTAGAGTGTAAAGCCGGGCAACAGCTGAACTATCGTTAGCAGTTAGCGGGCAACTATTACATAATGCCAGCTAGCTCCGATAGCGGCTAAACGGAAGCTAGCTGGGTTTGAATGCTTATTGTGTACAAACTCAACACGCTTTTTAGTGTTGAAAACAAACTCAGagacaacagacacacactgggTATTTGACTAAGTTGTGTTCAGCCACTTACCATACTGTTATTGCAGTTCACGTTATTATTTCCCGAGTTGCAAGTGGAGGGCCAGCCAGGTTTCAGGTCTGACTGCATTTGGTGGTGATGCATCAGCTAAGCGCGTTTTTCcatttcatgaaaaaaaaccctaaacaaaaaaaacctaccCCTACTTATCTGAGTTGTCAGCTGGCGTAAACTGTTAACACCGTTTCCCCCCCAGAGAAAAAGAGATCGCTTGATCGGGAATCAGGAACCGATTGAATGACACCGAACTCGCACAATATTGTCCTTCCCCTTTAACGAGGAGCTCGAGTAAATGTGAAGAGCGCTCACTCTGATCATTTTTACGGGCACCTTGTACGGCGCGCCAGGATGTACTTAACTTTAACTGTGATTACACTGacgaaaaatagaaaaaaatgcgTGATTATTTATGACTGTATGtgtttggatttttaaaaaagaattatATGGACAATATTTTAGCCACACAAGCACAAGTGTGGAGTCATTCCACATTTGTACACGAGTAATCTTTACTTCTAAATATTGGATCTCTGGTGTCGCAAGTGCGTCAGTCGAAGCTTTCAACCAATAGGATATACGTCagataaatatattgtttttttccattaatattcgatatttctgtctttaaaaaCTATCTTACGCGGGCGTTACGTGTATTTAAAGATCTGTATTTAAGTTACGATAAATTAATCCCGTTTATAGAAACTACGTTGTAGTGCAGCGCTCAAAGGGTTAAACGCGTACAGGAAGTTTATCCCAGGCGTGTATAAAGACGCTTCCTGTCGTCTTCTTGaaagaaacatattttgaaACATTCATGGCTTGACGTTACATCAAGATACACGAAGCAAATAAACAGCAGCCCAAGATGAACTACGTACCAGGGACGGCAAGTCTCATAGACGACATCGACAGTAAGTTGGAGGtcggagggagggggggtttaGTGGACGAGTCGCCTCAAGATGCGGCATCGTGTCTGAGACCAACTGAATCATGTGTAACCGTTTCATACTGTTATTTAACATGCCTGTGTCGTTTGCGTCCTGCAGAGAAACACCTGGTCCTGCTCCGGGATGGCAGGACACTGATCGGGTACCTCAGGAGCATTGATCAATTCGGTAcacatcatttaattatttcctACTTATTAACTCACATAACGTGCAAAACATTAAGCCAAAGTGTTTCCAGCTGAGTCCATAATGGCTCATTTCAAGTGtacttaaagatcccctccagacatgttttaagaacACTCTACTTTAAAGGTGTCTATTAAGGTTTTTCCACCCAAACAAGTTAAATGATCTTCTGATCTTGTTGTCCTTAAAATGATCCTCCTTCTACCCCTTTTAGACATTTCAGAGTTtatgaatatacaaatatacaatcACTCgcctctttattaggtacactATGTCAATCTAATACAACTCTTCCATaaataatgctttttttaaatttaatacattttcagtttttcgtTGACATTGTCAAGAAGGTTTCTAgtactttgtttattattgaggtcgtagtgggtgatgatgatgtgttagGGTATATTATATTGAAtagtgtttctaatattttacccccctcatgtatgtttaatggagtggacaaaatattacaacataaagcagaattatcacctACCTGAcgacaatatcaacaaaaactgaaaaattagaaacttcataaatgtataatttaaagcAGAACTGTTGTATTGGATGCATTAGATTGCATAGGTGTACCTACTGAAGAGGCCGGTGACTGTATATAAAACACAAGATATCTTCTACATCACTGGAAAGTTAATTCTCAGTGTCTGTGTACTGGTCGCTTCACGTTTCCACATCATACTTGTGAGTTGttattggaccaggattggctccaaactactTGTGGTGTCACAAATGCTGCACATAAAATTGGAttttcagtgagcacagagaaacctCCCACTTTCAGtggctgaaaataaaaataaactgcacataaatcattctgcacagtaaTAGTCAAACATCCAATTGTAGGATCAAGAAGGAgtaacacatttttgaatggagggggactttaagaGTCCCACCATCTGTTGCATTATGTTTTTTAAGTCTTCTGTGTAAAGCAGCACCGCTCTCACCTGTTTCTCTTCTCCCCCAGCCAATTTAGTTTTTCATCAGACAGTTGAGCGCATCCATGTGGGGAAGAAATTTGGTGACATCCCCAGAGGAATATTCATTGTGAGAGGAGAAAATGTGGTCCTACTTGGAGAGATAGTAAGTGGACATGTCCTGGTTTTATACTtgagtttttgttgttgtgtgtttggaGTAATATAAGTCGCTCAACTTTTACAAATTTGGGTTAAACAGCAGTAATTAATAAGAATAATTGTCATCAATCAAACTCCCTTCATTCACTTATTAGTATATAACATTTATAGCATTACATCCTGGAGAATAGATTCACACAAGCAAGTGGCCATGGCTGCATAAAGAATGGGATTAATTCTTATCATGCATTGTTAAATTATTCCTAGCATGGTTTAGGAGTGCATAATGCATAGAAACCAAAAATCTCCactatatttgacatttttatgttgGCAAGTAGAGCACAAATGAAGTGGTGGAAGAACACAACAGCTCTTCTGCTCTCAATCTTCTCCACTCCTCTTTCTGTTTGACTGTCAGTGGGAATGacttatgatgtcatcacttcTTTTGCAAACCTTTTgcatgattttgttttttactcaCGAGGTTTGATCATGTCTGTGCCGGGACGCTTTGCTTATCATTGTACTTTGACATTACAATGAGGATATAGGGGCATGcaggcatacacacactgcaATTAAACATAAGTCATGAACTCTGTGCATTCAGTCACAAATCTGCATTTTTGACAACAATGCATCCTAGCATGTGATAATGTAACACATTAAAATTTTTAGCAGAGACACAAAGCATCAAAACTTTATCACACTCAACGCTCCAGAAAATAACTTATCTTTTGTGGTTGGACTGGTTTGTGGTATCCTTGTTATTACGCTGATTTGCTATTTCtctttatcttcatttttaatcaattattaatttcAAATTGAGATATTGGAAGTGATTCAGTGTGCAACCATACTGGGTTTGTGGTTGTGGTGTAGTGTAGTTCAGCTGTGTGTCGTACACTTGAGTCATTTGAAATACCATTAGTGTCATAATTGATCAACTCAACTGAAATCCAGGAAATTGACCATTATGGTAACTTCAGTAATCCAGTTTTGGTAAAACAGGAAATAGCTCGTACTGTTTCATGAGGTTTACTGCACCCACAAGTTTGTTGGAACTGTTTACATTATGTGTTGAGTTTGTGGCAAATGTCATGTCTTTGTCTATCTGCGCAGGATGTGGATAAACCCTGTGACACAGTCCTGCAGCAAGTGTCCATCGAAGAGATTTTGGAGGAGCAACGGTTGAAGCAGCAAGCCAAACAGGAGACGGAGAAAGTCAAGATGCAGGTCCTGAAGGACCGAGGCCTTTCCGTCCCCAAAGCCGATAACTTAGATGAATACTAACACCGCCTTGATTCCATGAGCCTCTCTTTCAGTTTGTACTGGACTGACAAGTTTTATGTTGAGTTTGTGAAAGCAcgagtgtgttttttgtttgtttgtttgttgttgtttttttaaatgagtgcaAGGCAGCATCATGCTGGGCATCTATACTGTAGTGTACCGAATTTCTTTTGAATCATGTTAAGGACAAAAAAAGATACAGCAGCTGCTCTCAGTTTTGCAGATCATGGTGGGAAAACTATACTTTATCTATTTGTGTAAGATCACTATTATGGCAATTATTTGACGGCAGCACTTTCTATCTTGTCACTAACACAGCgtgtgtttttatttggagATATATATAAGCCTGCTATTGACAAAAACTACTGGCTATGCTCCATTAAAGTGTTTAGTTTTTCATTAGATGAAGACCTGCtcaaaaacatctgtgtgtCCTCACATTGTTTCTGTTAATTCTCTTGTATGTAATGCATCAGTAAGGCATGAAAGGTAGAAATATTTGGGTGAAAGTGGACCTTTGAGCCAGGGCTCTTTTGGTCCCAGGTGATGGCGCCAAAATCTCAACAAGCAGTTAAGGTCACGATGCAATGTGATATCAAACGTGAGGCGCTTTCTGTTGTTATCCCATCCAGGCCTGTGAGGAAATAACATCATTAATTTGGTTAATTGAGTGTAGGCAGGCGCGCGCACCATCATCAGACAGCCTCGTGTCTAGTTTATTAAGATACGAGACATGTATCGATCCTATCTGCCTCCATCAATCAATAATATCGTTTGGACGGACACAGTGAGGTGATATGAAGCAGCCGCTCAGGAGGCACAATGTGGCTGCTTTACTACACTGGCACTAACACAATAAACAACTTATTATGGTACCATGTGAATAAGTCTTTAGCCGATATTCAttgtatgcatttttttttctttttactgtgaACTCTACAGCAGCCTgcatgcaaaaaagaaaaaaaaacttttccacAGAGAGAAACGTCAAGTTATACAGCTATAAAAACACGAATTCCGGTcgaatttcaaaataagatcCCTGAAAAGAAGTCCAGGAGCCTAGAAGGAACGAAAGGGGTCTATAAGATAGCGACTTTAGGAAGTACACATTAGGGCCTaaaataattttctttctttactgtcTGATTTAATAAGAATGTAACATGTTTGTCCAGATATGACAATTAATATTTATCCTGACTGTGTCAACTATGCAATATTAGTATCAGCCCCATCAAGGCTTATAACCATCTATAGAGGTTATGTCATAGTGTTTCGAATGTAACatatcagcttttttttctgttgactaCTATTGCCAACAACATCGCGGTATAAACAGTGTGCATCCAGTGCGGGTTGAGTGTTGTCAGGCCTGGACACACTTGCTTAATAGCTACTGCCTGCCTATTACGCGCACTTAAGGGCTCAAGATTGTAAGTGTGGGTATGGGGACGCACCCATTGTGACTCGTCATGGTAGGGAAACCACGGGTGTTCCTAATAATTATCATAATTAACGATGGACGTGTTTTTTTCAAGCACTAGGCCTATAGTAACCCATGACACAGCTACATGGACCCGAAGCACCCACATGGTCAActattgttattttatattattttaatttaaacagaCATGCTTCAATGACATTGTTAGTATGTGGACATAATGAGGTCTTCAAGTCAGTTCTGTTAGCCTGTGGAATAATTCTACCACCAGAGGGCGACTCTTATTTTTCCACTCCATATTGATTGCAACAGGGAGCAACTTTAACCTTATTTGTGTCATTGCACTAGAACCAATATTAATGATTAGTAGAGAATGAGCACTGGCATCTGAGTTTACAATGAGGACGTCCTATCTTTCTATTAATAGGCCAATATAGTGTGACGGTTAAGGACagccacacaggtgttttcaattaTTGTGGTTGATTAGGCCTTTGCTCAGGTGGAAGGTGAATGTAACTCTGCAGGCAGTTTGAGGACGTTACCAAATCACAGATGCAACAACGAACACGACGAGAGGGAAGGACATGTCGAAACTGGAAAGGTTTGCCCCCATCAACCTACCCAGTCTGAGAGTGGGTGACATCAAACAGCTGGGGGGTAGAATGACTGATGTGGGGTCAGCTTCAGTGAGAGGACAACAAGTGAATTTTAATGTCTACGCTTATGGGAAggcatttcatttaaaaaaaaaaacaaaacatagcggtactgtgcttttattgtgatgACAGGTTGTCTCAACTTCTGGTGGAGTTGTATCTGCCTGTGGCTTGACGCAGCTGGGGACAGACAAGCCCAGCCCATTTTGATTACGCACCAAACAGAGGTGGGGGCGCGCTGATGTCCTCTCTGGTGCACTCAGCCAACCCCTGCTGTTGAAATGTAAAGCTGGTAGTATCCTGGTGTACCGCTAGAAAGAATATGCTGATAGGACCCGGTTTGCGTACATCGGCATCTCCAACTTGATCCTTTTCTGCATTTGGGGAGATTCCGCAGCCAAATTACGCATGGAATGGTTTTGGGGGGATTGGAGTAGAAATGCAGCGCCGCACTTCCAGCCCACAACAAGAACCATGCCCAGTTTACATTTCAAGCAAATCTATGACATCCTGTTTTTATCCCTTACGACTTTGATATGAGTGATTTTTGCTCGGATACCGACGAGGAGTGAAGACAGTGTACACACCATCCACGCTGAAGGACGCTGGTCTCGCTGCAGACGCCTGTGTAACGAAAACCTCTgcatttaggatttttttttgatgGAGCTGGAGAACATAGTAGCCAACACTGTACTGCTAAAAGCGAGAGAGGGTAAGTTGATATATATAATAGTGCAAATAGCAAGTAGGCATGGTAATGTCACATTTTGCGCTTAATATGCAGAAAAGGTGGGAATAATCGTACTGATGACGGCACTATAGGTAGCCCTGCGGACTGTACGGCTCATTATAGCAGGTAAATCCTCCAGATGCAACAGACTTATTATGCAACATGAACATATCATTGAACATTGAATACCTGGTGATCAAATTTAACCTGAGCGCAGGCTGATGGATTATGTTATCCTCATCGATTTTGACAGATCATAtgcgcccccccacccccccaaatatatgtaaggagaggagagaaaaaaaatctacctcCCACATCCGCTTTCGCTGTCTGTGCAAATGAATGCGCTCTTTCGCAACATTATACATGCTGAGGCACACATTGGAGCAGGGAATAACTAACTATGGAGGGAATGAGTGTAGGCTGGCTGGCATTTGAACGGTGATTTGATGACGTGACTGGCGTTGAAATTTATGTACGGGGCCTGTACAGAGTGTCTGGTGTGGGTAGACAGTCAGATATCTGTGAGAAAAGATGCCGTTTGACTACTAGTCTGAAATATAATTAACAGTAAAGGGTCTTTAatatctctccttttttttgttgaggaAGTCAGGGTCGCGCTGAGGGCAGGGGGGAGGCCAGCAGGTAAACATCATTCAGTCTGACTCCATGATTGATTCTCATCAGTGGGAATAAGTCAATGACAGGAGTCTGGAGTAAATGCAGTTTTAGCTGAGCCTTACATTGTCACTGGTTTGATTGTACAgtctaaaatgaaataaaacaatcatatttTAATGCACCATGCCCCAAATCATAGGCTTTTGTCCCAGGATGCTATGggaatattttctttttgttggtgactttatatttaataaaataactgtATACTTTACCTATAGGAAAATGATtatggttttaaaaatgtagatAATTCCCAGTGACTTAAAccatatttgtggaatttgtccTTACTGGAACTTCCTTAAAGTCCTCTGGAGGGCCGCAAACCTGTTATgggatccacacacacacacacacacacacacacacacacaaaaaaaagctcCAGCATCATACTTCCCTGGAACTCTTTGCTGCatacttgtgtgttttttcagaaTTCGTTTTAATCTGAAGCACTACTCAGAGTCTCTCACAAGTGCAAACACAAGTTTTGTCGCAGCATGTGGTTTCATGTGGCAAGAGCCTCTGTGGATATGAGGGGTGACGCAGGAGAAGACTTGTGCGCCTCTGGCAGCTCCTAACCGTTTATCTCACAGTGATGACATACTTTGGGGGGAAAAAGGGCAGTCTGCAGAGAAGGCTGAAGCAGTTTCATGGGAATTAATGGAATAAAAAAGTGGAACAGGAAGCTGAAATGCTGTCAAAGCCCATACAAAGGATGCGTACGCCTCGAGGTCAGACTGGACGTTTGTTTTATGGGAGCAGAGCGCGACTGGGCTGGGTGAATTAAGCTTCATGAATTAATAAGAGCAGTTAATGACCCATGAGAGATCTCGCTTGTCCCAGCTGCTCCATTGGTGCTCATCCAGTCCCTGCCCTGactgtgtgtgggagagaaaaGGGCCTTTTACACTTTCACATTAAAGGATGAGACGGTTCTTTGAGTTAATAGCTGAAGCACGACTTTCTCAGCGGCTTGATCAATGGCCTCTGTCCCTCAGATGCAGCCTCGTGAGAATGGATCAACAGTTGAGTTGAAATGTGTTGCACTgcacacactgaaacatgtcACAGGTTGTTATGAGTGTGTTATTGGTTGTGTCCTTTTTAAGCGTCTGAATCATTAGAGGTTTTATCTTACAGGGCCCAGTGCCAAAGGCTGTGCAATTCTCCCACTGTTCACTTGTATGTATGGCAGAGTACAGGATATACAGAGGCACATTTTAGGTCACATACCAGCAACAGTGGGAGAATGTGAATGGAGCAAATAAAGAgtgtttattcctgtttgtttatACAAGTGCTTCTTCCAAGCCAGAGCTGAACCGGGAGACATGCATCCTCTGTCCAAACGCACTCAGGGATGCGCAACAGGAAGGCCCAGTTTACACTGCAATCTCTGCCTGTTTATGCCAGCGTCCTCACACCTCCCAAATCAGTAAAACAGCACGAGTGGCAGCGAGGCGTAGAAATAAAAAGCTATTGATATCTCCAGGCCAGGAGTGGGCAAAACAGGCCCTGTGCCAGCCTTGCATCGGTCTTTGGCTCTTGTGTGTTGGCCATGACTGATCTGACGGCACTGGTCTGGGTTTTACAGCCAAGATCGTGTGAACACTAGTCATTGATTATAGGGGATGGGGCAGCTCCCCTCGTGGATTAAGACCAGCTGGGACACGGCTAAAACTTTTTTAAATCGAAGAGGATTTATGATCAATATGCTTTTTCATGTTAATCATAGAGTGGAACACGTAGCACATTTTGATTTCCACTGGACCACATTGAACCATCTCGCTAAGTAGTCTTGAGCACTATCTTACATAAAGCCATATGCGCTATCAGTTAGATGCAGCCCATAAGCTATTTAATCAAATTGATCGTTACATAACAAACTGAGTGGGCTCCTGCCATCCGAGCTCCATCTTCCTGTGGAGCTGTTCTCCGGTCTCTGCGGAAGATACTTTATGGATGATGAGTATGCGGCGAAATGATACACCCCGATCTCCTGCGTGGTCATCTGAGTATCATCTGACAGTCCACTGTTAACCATGTCAGAGCAGCAGGAAATGCTGATGTGCTGGTCTGATGAGATAGTGTCTGTATGTTCTGTGTCAGCTGAGGCAATTGGAGGAAGGGGTGTCACAGAAAAAACTCAGGCCTGACGTGGCTGTttgttacagtgtgtttatgAGAAGACTGAGTAAGCAGGTTTGATACAAGGGTGTGCTGTACATTTGTGTATGATATTAGATGGAGTGTGCGTGGATGTGAATTCCTTTGTTTAAATGTAACTTGAACTCAGCCACTCTGACGAGAACAACATCAGTGCAGTAGACCCCGagcttagtgtgtgtgtgtgtgtgcgtgtgtgtgtgtgtgtgtgtgtgtgtgtgtgtgttcctcctgCCTGCCTCCCCATTCACAACTCTTTCTGGCAGCAGTCGTAGATTCCGAACCAGGCGAGCGAACGTCATCGGCTGTCCAAGTGAATGAGAGTAAGGGGGGAAAACTGCATTGCTGCATCCAGCTGCCTTTCTTTGAATTGCGGTAACTGAGCCGGGGTATTTAGTTTGGGCTACTAGACTGAATTCCACTCCGCTACCGCTGCTGCCTGCCGGCTTTCTCATTGGTGCTGTCGTGTTTTTGAATGTTGTAGCCGTGCAAGTAAAAACCATTTGGTGCCGCACAGCAAtatagacatacagtacatatttcCTCGTGTTATGGGCGTGTTGGTAATATGACCTGAGT from Scomber japonicus isolate fScoJap1 chromosome 9, fScoJap1.pri, whole genome shotgun sequence includes the following:
- the lsm1 gene encoding U6 snRNA-associated Sm-like protein LSm1, whose product is MNYVPGTASLIDDIDKKHLVLLRDGRTLIGYLRSIDQFANLVFHQTVERIHVGKKFGDIPRGIFIVRGENVVLLGEIDVDKPCDTVLQQVSIEEILEEQRLKQQAKQETEKVKMQVLKDRGLSVPKADNLDEY
- the bag4 gene encoding BAG family molecular chaperone regulator 4 — encoded protein: MHHHQMQSDLKPGWPSTCNSGNNNVNCNNSMDAPQYPGYPSHYWYPQSHSTGHYATTYPSGSDVQPQYSPQVMPGGYPNGHGVYSQPQSQYSTSGFHPSNPFYCADPQRPAPGPYPSQGCPAEQSSGPSGQPHSQHQHHHYPGPHCQGGPGYPSGPYPHYSEGGHAMPPNPPYPTGQSLHPSPQAEAWGHSGAYAPSQQQWQPGQQPPQNHYGNHPVRPAHPPAWPGTGTGAPPPYQPKDQQHQRAPQVGPKPRPTLPQNPSNGKPTEISSPPQMYNKTGRGEPNPSRGEPPPPSAPAQAPAPGQAGPQPLSDNPGLAKVQQVMARVLVHQEDVDEFVGRKSDKSYRYLEELLTKELLELDSVETQGQDNVRQARKEAVQRIQAILDRLEKKAF